AAAAGCTTGTCTGTCACTCCTCACACACTCTTCTAGAACTATAGCCAGCAGAGAGTGTTCAGAGATGACAGGCAAAGACGATGGATCTAGGTCCTTACAATGTTGAAAAAGCAGCCGTCAGCCATGTGAACTTTGGGGTCAAGCTGACCAGGATTCAAAACCCAGCCCAGCTAtttctagctgtgtggcctttaCTGAACCCCTCTGTGTTTCCGTTGAGGTAAAAGGACCCACCTCATAGGCTGTCACCAGGAGTGAATGAAGTCATGCCTTTATGACCTGTGACTCATGTGTAATTCGTGTACAAGTGTTTCATCTGGCTAACCCAGTTGAGACCCTTGTTATGCTACAAGCTTGGGGCGCAGAGCCTCCTACAAGAAGTGGGGCTGTTCTCCAGGAACTCCTCTCCGGTTCTGGTGTCTGTGTCCTTGCCCCGTTCAATCCGCGCCCAGCCGGGGAGTCAGAAGGGCGAGTCAGTTGGCTCAGAATGAACCAGTGGCCACTAGGAGGCAGCAAAGCACCGCTGGAGCTTTACACAACCCTTgcgccctcctcccccaccccaacccaccccGTTCCCCAGATTCCGCCACCCCCAAACCCACCCCGTTCCCCAGATTCCGCCTCCGAACCAAAGGATGGCAGGAGGGTGTGCGGCAGAGCCAGGAAAGGCTAGACTGTTCTGCGTccaagaggaaggaagcaggtggACATTAGGAAGGGGCTCCCTTGTCCCCTTTACCGGGAGATTTGGGCTCTTGTCCCACATCTGCCCCTTAATTTGCCACTGTCTACGTGTCCTCTCTGAGCTCCTCATATATAAATTGGGAGAAGTAATCCCTGACCCAAGCTTGTTTCCTCAGCCCCTTCGTGGGTCCCCCTGAGGGGCTATGCCTGAATGAGTCAAAGGGTGTGGAAGCTCTGTGTGAGTCCGAGGCAAAAGCCTGGCTGCCCATTGGCTGAACAAGCCAGCCCACAGAAACGTTGTACTGATgctacagaaaaatggaaaagctcACATAAGAAGGCAGGCTTCCGACTTCCCTGGAATGATGTTGGAAGGGTCACCGGAGACCCACATTCCCTCACAGCAACTTCTAGAGGTGAACAACGGTGTCTCCTTCAATACGCCAGGCCTCACCACTCCCTGTTGTCTGCAAATGCCTGCCCACTTCCTCTTGTTTGCATCACCTCCGTGGCCCCTGTTAGTAACCGAGTCTGTGACCCTCAGGTAAGCGCTGCACACCTGACCTCCTCCAGGGCCAGAGGCTGGCCCATAACTCACCCTGCCAGGATGTCCACAGTGACGGCAAAGCCGATGGAGAACGGAGCCAGAGGGCCCTGTGTCTTCTGGTTGATGGCGCCCATGCATACGGCCAGGGCCAGCAGTGTCGTCAGGATGAACTCTGCCACCActgcccccaccacctgccccgACTCCTGGACTGTCACAAAGGCTGCCCCAGATGCATTCCAGAACCTCTCTTCAGGACTCACCGCCTGCGGAGAGCAGGAGCTGACTCAGTGTGGTCAGGGAGCAGGCTGGGAGCTGAGGGGACGGGGCTCGAAGCGCATGCCCCCCACCCTTAGAGCAGTGACGGGGTCTGTCCAATCCACTGCAGTTTTTACTGTGTGGCCCAGTGAGGGCCACTggacttctctgagcttcctttcgctcatctgtaaaatgggatcacCCAGCAGTAGCTGCAGGCATTATGGGCCCGAAGCTTAAGTAACTAGATGAACTTCTTTGAgaagaagaatacaaaaatgccTTACTCAGCAAACTTTGTAAACCTCTCCGGCCAGATGAACCCACTGCCGGTGCCCCCGTCAGGCCCCTTGGAAGAGATGAGGGAACCCTGATGCCAAAGCCCCATGAGCTTCACAGGAAATGAGCCTCAGGGGTCATCCTGGCCCTTGGAGCGGGAAGATGGCAAAGCAAGCTTTTGGACCCTGGACCTAGATCTGGACTCCACTGCTCACCAGTGTGGCTGAACTTGGGCCTAACCGGTGCCTGCGTTTCCTCCCCCATAAAATGGGGGCACTGATCATCAGAgctcccagcagcagcagcaggtgcCCTCTAAGAACTGACTGCAGCTTCCTGGGACATCACCGGGAGATTTAACGAGACAAGATGTGCAAACCGCTTCACAGGAAGGGTGTGCTCAGTGACCAGAGCTTCTGCCCTGCACTGCTCACTATTGTGTGGGGCAAGTTTGCAAGCGGCCCAGACGGAGGGAGGCCTGGGAGATGGGTCTCCCTGGAGGATCAGAGCGGGAAGGTCCAGGCCCCATTCTGcacacaggggtgggggtggggggtgtctcagAGGGAGACACGGCGAGACCAGGGCAGGGAGATAGCAAACTGGAACTAGAGACCAAAGTTTGCAATGGGCCAGTGCTTAGAGCTACAGACCAAACCCCAGCCAGGCTGACAGGAAgcccttctccccacaccccacaccccctAAAACACATGCCTACAAGGGCTACATTTTGAAGGGCCCCTAGTTGGATGGAGACTTAGCAGgaacagggaaggaagaaagaaaagggaaggaggcagggaagcaggaaggacagaggaaatGAGTCCGTCCGGGGAGTTGTGTTTGCAGCTGTGAATCTTCTGTGGGGGGGAGGAGAAGCCGGCTGTCCCGGTGCAAGAGAAGGTTCCAGACATAAACTGAATGCCATCTCCCATCACAGGTAGAGGAACTCTGTTTAAAGGTATGCAGCCTGGAGAACAGTCAGAGAAGTTAGTCCAGGAGTTTCTGAAGGAGAGTAACCCTcaatttgtagaatgaatgaacaggagaatgaatgaatgaatgaatgaatgaatgaatgaatgaatgaatgaaagaaagaaaatacactaGAAACATTATCCAAGGCCAGTCCAAAGCCAGAAATGGTCTCAGGAAGAGAAACTTCATGCCCCCAATTCTTTCTGGTCTGTCCAGGGAAGGGCTATGTCCAGAGATGAATAGAACAGGGTGTGTTTGGAGAGAACCAAAGGGCCCCTTCCCGGGAGAAAAGGACCCACCCAAACCCGCTGGAGGAAAATCCCATGGGAAAAGAGCTGggcacctcccactccccacacccTCACCACACTCCACCAACCCAGCCCCCCGGAGAAGCACCCACCTTGGCCAAGGTGGCCCCAATCAGCCCCCCACATAGTTGGGAGATCCAGTAGGGAAGGAGCATCACCAGGTTGAGGCCTCCGATCAGCGTGGCTGCCAGGGACACCGCAGGATTGAAGTGTCCACCACTATCACCCACAAAAGCAGAAGGGAGCCTGAGACCAAGGTCTGGGCCGGCTCCCCCAAGAGAATGCCCAGCTGGCACCCCAGGCTGGCCCTGCAGTGCAGCAGTGAGTCCAGGACCTTGCCTGAGTGGAAAACAGGCACCAGATCCCACCCATTTTCCCTGAGGTGCCAGGTGGTGGGGCAAGGGATGTGGGTGAgggccggggaggggagggcagcccCCTTCCTGACCTACAGCCAGGCCCCAGGGTGCCCAGAGGAAGAGCATGGTGGGTGACCAGCCCTCTACTCCTTCCAGACTCACTCAGAGCTCCAGCCCTTGGGAGATGCAACCACCAGTCAGAATGAGACCCCCAACTCCAGATTCGTGGACACAGAGAGGTATCCTGGCCTCCCCTTAAAAAAAACTCCCAAGTGGCTAAACTCTGATTGTCCCCAGGCCGGAGTAAAACCCTTTCCCTATGTCGACCACACAGTGGCCAAGCACTTGGCGTGGGCTAAGCTCTCTCTGTCATGTAATTCCCACACCGCCCCGCTGGGCCTTGCCTCCCACCTCTGCCGCGTACTGACCACAGAGCCTTGGACAAGTCGCATGGCCTTTCCTAGTTACAccagtaaaatgggaatagtaataGAAACTACCCTCAaggggttgttgtgagaattcaCTGAGTTCTGTGACTGGCCCTTGGCTGCATTGACTTCGTGTGGGCTtgagaaaaaataatgtaaaaaaacccctctcttcttcccttactTGGGGTTTGGAGGGGGACTTACCCAAAGCCACAGAGTTCACGGGCTGCAGAGATAGGATCCGAACTCGGGCAGCCTGACTCCCCACTGCATACTCCTATCTACAGTGCTCTTAGAACCCCGGGTTCCTGCCCAGGGTCCCTGCCGATAGccttgctccccacccccggggcCGCCCAGATTAGCCCAGACTGATGGCTTAGAGCTGGTCTTACCTGATATTCCCCAGGGTGGCGATGAGGAGGCCCAGGGCCAGCCCATGCGCTAGGGCCGGCTGCAGCAGCCCTGTGTCTGTCCCGTTCTCGATGACCGACAGGCAGCCGATGAAGATGAAGAGGGCAGAGCCCAGCAGTTCTGCCAGACAGGGCTGCAGGAACCGCTCGTACCAGGACCCACGACACCTGCCCCCCATGCTTAGCTCCTTCGCCTTGCCACTGCCAAATGCACGGTCACACATAGACACAGCTGCCTGTGGTAGGAAAAAGTGGGTGGGCACAGGTGGGCAGAGCGCCCCAAAAGAAGCCCCCAGCACCCCGGCCTTGAATCGAGTCTCAGCACCCTCTTGCACGGCCAGGTGGCAGGGGCAGCAGCCGGCAGTGGCTCACCTCTGCAGACATCAGGGCCAAAGTGACCTGGAACCTGCTCGTGCCTGAGCTGCCTGGGAAGCCTGCACCTGCTCTTCTGGACACTCTTATCTCTGGGACCGGGCTGCTGATCTTGCTTCAGACTCTGTCTCTTTTAAAGGGCTGCAGAGGCTCCCCGAGGGTGCCAAGAAAGCAATAAAGGACTGTGGGAGGTGGCCCTGGGGCCCAGAAGAGgattagaggatttttttttttttttaatcttaactgGGCAGGGCCAGGGATGGTCAAGGATTGCTGAGGTTTCTGCCAATGAGGGGAAAAGGCACATCACCTGGAGAGCACTCCAGGCCATCCCTGGCAGGTGACGGAGGGCCCAGTGCCCCCCAGCCCCCTGTGGTCACCATCAGGGTCCTCCAGCATGTGGGCAGGAGGACGACCCCAGTGGGTTGGGGCTGTGCATGGGGTACACTGGCGAGATCgtcttcagtgatttttttccacGGATTCCCTCAGACACCTCCTCATATCTCAACCCCTACACTCACTCACCCTCAAAGCCTGATCCAGGACTGAGCGTGTGGACGGATGACGTCCCCTGATGGTCAGAGGCAGCTGAGGCGACACCGTGTGCCACAGCATAGCCTGCAGGCTTTGGAAACAGGTGCCTGGACTGCAGTCCCAATTCTGCTGCCAGGTGGTTGTGAAACATTTCTGCTGTGGACGGCGTAGCAGTATGAGCAGCATGGGATTGTGTGTGGTTTGAATGAGTTAACATAAAAAAGAGCTTATGACAGTGACAGACCCATGAGCAACACAATAACAGCATCTACTAATTAAGAATATAGATttatgggggagcctgggtggctcagtagattaaagcttctgccttcggctcaggtcatgatcccactgtcctgggattgagccctgcattgggctctctgctcagcagggagcccgcttctctctctctgcctgcctctctgcctacttgtgatctccgtctgcaaataaataaataaaatcttaaaaaatatatagatttatgtttatatatttctatctaTTGAGCAATTTCTACATGCTTTCTACCTATGTAgtatctcatttaaacctcacagcAACCCTGTGAGGTGGTACTATTTTTATAGCTTGTTATACACGGGGAAGTGGAAATTTAGGAAAGTTATGTTTCCCAGGGTCACATCGGTTTTGTGATTGCAAAACGGGTGGGTTAAGTcacaaaggacaaatactgcctgattccactcatatgaggTCCCTGGAGCAGTAAGATTCATAGAGATTAGAAAGTacgtggtggttgccaggggttaggaattggggagttgtttaatgggtacagagttgcagtttgggaagatgaaaaatttctAGAGATGGATGATTGCACAATATGAATATAGTAAATGCCACGGAACTATATGCTTAAAAGTGattgaaatggtaaattttatgttgtgtgtattttaccacaattcgGGGTGGAAAAAGCCTTGAGGGTTGAGCCACTGCAGTCTACTGCCTTTCTAAGAtgaatagatggatagatggatgacggatgaagagaaagagaaggaagcaagaagCAAGGGAGGGTGAGACAGAGGAGGaatggggcaggggcagtggcaggaaaggagagagatgggTTTCTTTATGcatcactcaataaatatttaaatattaaataaatattaaatattagaacTAGTTCTAAGAGCTAACTGGAAAGGTGGCTATGACTAAAACAGGCAAAGATTCTTTCAGTGCTCCTAAGTATTAACTCAGTGCCCTTCTGTACAGATAGGGATGTGCGGAGAAACAGGTCAGCGATAAAAGAACATAATGGAAATGTCTACTATCTATTGACTGCACACTGTGCTAAGCCCCCCGCATCTATTCACAACAACCTTGTGATTTCTCATCCCTATCTTCAGATGATAAAATCAAGGCAAGGAGAAGTCGAAAAATTGCCCAAGGTTGTGTAGATAAAAAGTATCTCTTTCAGGACAGAGAAGACTCATCAAGGGCATGACAGTTTGCTGAAAGCTCTTTTCAGCTGGAGGCTCCAGAATGTAGCCCCTCTTTTGAATATCTGCACATCTCGGGTAGTTCCCTCCTCTGCACCCACAGCCCACCGTACGTGATGTCTCTTCGACCCTTCCTCCTGTGTCCCTGCAAACGGCAACACGAGACAACAGTCCAACCTTCAGCTTCCCCCATCTTCTTCATGCTTTGTCCCAGTCCTGCCAAGAGCTGCTGCGAGAACATTTCTCTCCTGGTTTCACCCAGGCCTCCATCAGTTCTTGCTTagtctcttgaaaaaaaaaaaaaaaaaaaaatcaaatggtcaTGACACAGCTGCCAGGGTCTAGGCCCCACACCGGCCCCCCCACCATGCAGTCCATCGCTTAACATTTACAGTCACCGCAGGAGGTGGGAACTCCCAGCTGGGCCTGCTCTAACCCCTCATCTGGACCCCTAGGTTCACCCATTTTAATCTGTTCCTCTTGTACTGGGAGCCAGAAGGCCACAGTTGGGCACGTGGGTCCAGGTGGGGGGCTCAGCCCTCTCTGCCTTTGCTTGCTGGCTTCTCCTTCAGccttttcaagaagaaaaaaaacttttcttcttgaaaagtGGGTTAATGGTGCTCCCCAACCCCACAAGGTAGATGTGTATATTAAATGAGACCGTGCCCCGAGCACAGCGCCCAATTCAGAGCAGGTGCCCCATCAATAATCCCTATTATTACGTTTTGTCGGAGTACCTTTTCGTCAGAGCAGGCTCGTCCATGCAACAAAGAGCCCAGTGTTTTGATGGCTTCACATAATGCATATTGATTCCCTGTTGACAGAATAGTTCATAGCAGGCCCTTTATGACATGGTGACTTAGAGATCTAAGCCACTGCCACCATGGGGAACCACCATCTAGGTCACCAGCCAGCAgatgggggaaagggaagaggtaGAGAGGCTTCTGCTGGACGCTTTTATGAGCTAGGCCTAAAGTGGCAAATAGTACTTTCATGGATATTGGATTGACTAGAACTCAGGCCTATGACTTCACCTGACCACAAAAGAGTCTGCGAAATGTAGTCTAACCATGTGcgcaggaggaaaaagaaaggtgtTCGGTGAGCCCTGGAGATTTTTGCCCCGTGACAGTGACTGTTGTGGGGCTCCCCAGACTGTCCGCCTCATCATGTCCTTCCCTGCACTGAAAGCTTTCGGCCCTTCCTGTGGCTTCCAGGACAAAACCAAACCCCCAGAGCCAGCCTCAGAGGCTGTGAGtcctgatgtgggaaacaaaggcagaagagaaattattaaatttgctgactacctacagcccactgacaagtcctcaaaacaggcagagtgacattcctctaggggcTCAGCAGCCTCGATGTTGATTGctgagggcaaaaggcaatcttagtcCAACCCCCATGGACCTGTGAGTCtattttaacatacaaaaattcctttggaaacttcctttatctctaccgcCCAAGATACATgctggcaatcatctcccaagcatatgaccctcTGATACaaatctgaagggtctcatgatgGAGTTTTTgttaaacagtaataaatgacattttcccaaCCAGAGCTAGccccctcaggatcctggaaaccttgtttccagaATACCTGGGAGACTTgcactatccctaaccccctaccaacttgaaagtatataatgggtcATTCCTCAGGACCCCAGtgctgctctttctgcccacaggtcctgtcctcgtgcctgctgagcagagagtccggtccgggactcaatcccaggactctgggatcatgacctgagccaaaggcagaggctttaacccactgagccacccaggcgtgcccctgtccttgtgctttaataaaaccacctttttgcaccaaagacatctcaagaattctttcttggccactgGCTTCGAACCCTAACATATTTCCTACATCAAGTCTTACCCCTGGCTCGTCTCCTGCCACATGAGCCCTAAATAATGTGTCAGAACGAGCCAGGTGCCTGTACCCCTCCCTGTGTATGCTGTTCCCCCTATTTGGAGTCCTGTTTTGCCCTGTGGGCCAGC
The sequence above is a segment of the Mustela lutreola isolate mMusLut2 chromosome 17, mMusLut2.pri, whole genome shotgun sequence genome. Coding sequences within it:
- the AQP8 gene encoding aquaporin-8 isoform X1, whose amino-acid sequence is MSAEAAVSMCDRAFGSGKAKELSMGGRCRGSWYERFLQPCLAELLGSALFIFIGCLSVIENGTDTGLLQPALAHGLALGLLIATLGNISGGHFNPAVSLAATLIGGLNLVMLLPYWISQLCGGLIGATLAKAVSPEERFWNASGAAFVTVQESGQVVGAVVAEFILTTLLALAVCMGAINQKTQGPLAPFSIGFAVTVDILAGGAVSGACMNPARAFGPAVVANHWDFHWIYWLGPLLASLLVGMLIRLFIGDGKTRLILKGR
- the AQP8 gene encoding aquaporin-8 isoform X2 yields the protein MCDRAFGSGKAKELSMGGRCRGSWYERFLQPCLAELLGSALFIFIGCLSVIENGTDTGLLQPALAHGLALGLLIATLGNISGGHFNPAVSLAATLIGGLNLVMLLPYWISQLCGGLIGATLAKAVSPEERFWNASGAAFVTVQESGQVVGAVVAEFILTTLLALAVCMGAINQKTQGPLAPFSIGFAVTVDILAGGAVSGACMNPARAFGPAVVANHWDFHWIYWLGPLLASLLVGMLIRLFIGDGKTRLILKGR